A part of Micromonospora chersina genomic DNA contains:
- a CDS encoding DUF3105 domain-containing protein, protein MSISTPGGPERRPTVVSTGKKPAAGRPAAADKPAGGKAGAGKGPARQTGGKGRKPVTPVKVSQGRAWGPIALFVAVGVLAVGIIGVGAWAVYQGSQPWQKRADAINGIVDFRKKDKNLVKGGNHQPGTIKYDVSPPVAGPHNQAWQNCMGDVYDAPIANEHAVHSLEHGTVWITYRPDLPADQVAKLKAKVQGKEKLMLSPYEGLDKPISLQAWGFQLKVDNADDGRIDEFIKTLRVNASIEGPTALCDQGVTATGTTPRDNLPNNMPEQPTQ, encoded by the coding sequence ATGAGCATCAGCACCCCGGGCGGCCCGGAGCGCCGTCCGACCGTGGTCAGCACCGGCAAGAAGCCGGCCGCCGGCCGGCCCGCCGCTGCCGACAAGCCCGCCGGCGGCAAGGCCGGGGCCGGCAAGGGCCCCGCCCGGCAGACCGGCGGCAAGGGCCGCAAGCCGGTCACCCCGGTGAAGGTGAGCCAGGGTCGCGCGTGGGGTCCGATCGCCCTCTTCGTCGCGGTCGGCGTGCTGGCCGTCGGCATCATCGGTGTCGGGGCGTGGGCGGTCTACCAGGGTTCGCAGCCGTGGCAGAAGCGGGCCGACGCCATCAACGGCATCGTCGACTTCCGCAAGAAGGACAAGAACCTGGTCAAGGGCGGCAACCACCAGCCGGGCACGATCAAGTACGACGTGTCCCCGCCGGTCGCCGGCCCGCACAACCAGGCCTGGCAGAACTGCATGGGCGACGTCTACGACGCCCCGATCGCCAACGAGCACGCGGTGCACAGCCTGGAGCACGGCACCGTCTGGATCACCTACCGCCCCGACCTGCCCGCCGACCAGGTGGCGAAGCTCAAGGCCAAGGTGCAGGGCAAGGAGAAGCTCATGCTCAGCCCGTACGAGGGGCTGGACAAGCCGATCTCCCTCCAGGCGTGGGGCTTCCAGCTCAAGGTCGACAACGCCGACGACGGCCGGATCGACGAGTTCATCAAGACCCTGCGCGTGAACGCCTCCATCGAGGGCCCGACCGCCCTCTGCGACCAGGGCGTCACCGCCACCGGCACCACCCCGCGGGACAACCTCCCCAACAACATGCCCGAGCAGCCCACCCAGTGA
- the argS gene encoding arginine--tRNA ligase: MTPAELAEVVLAAAHAVFEDRGLDRSALPAQTTVERPRNPEHGDYASTLALQLSKKVGVPPRELAAALADQLGRAPGVKSVEIAGPGFLNIRLDAAAAGQLAKVIVEAGPEYGRGDALAGQRINLEFVSANPTGPVHIGGVRWAAVGDALSRLLRATGADVGTEYYFNDAGSQIDRFARSLLAAAQGQPAPEDGYGGAYIAEIAAEVVKRRPEVLDLDEAAAQEVFRVEGVQLMFAEIKSSLRDFGVEFDTYFNEKDLHDRGELDKALDRLREQGHLYESEGATWLRTTDFGDDKDRVLRKSNGEWTYFAADCAYYLDKRERGFERVVIMLGADHHGYIGRMKAMAACFGDDPDRNLEILIGQLVNLLRDGAPVRMSKRAGTVVTLEDLVDAIGVDASRYALARYSSDSPIDIDVELWTRATRDNPVYYVQYVAARTASVGRNAAEVGLTRGDATAFRAELLSHEKENELLKALAEFPAVVSSAAELRGPHLVARYLERLAGAYHRFYDNCRILPRGDEEVTDLHRARLWLNDATRVVIANGLRLLGVSAPERM; this comes from the coding sequence GTGACTCCCGCAGAACTCGCCGAGGTCGTCCTCGCCGCAGCCCACGCCGTCTTCGAAGACCGGGGCCTGGATCGCTCCGCGCTGCCCGCGCAGACCACCGTCGAGCGACCCCGCAACCCCGAGCACGGCGACTACGCCTCGACGCTGGCGCTGCAGCTCAGCAAGAAGGTCGGCGTGCCCCCGCGGGAGCTGGCCGCCGCCCTGGCCGACCAGCTGGGCCGGGCGCCGGGGGTCAAGTCGGTGGAGATCGCCGGCCCGGGCTTCCTCAACATCCGGCTCGACGCGGCCGCCGCCGGCCAGCTCGCCAAGGTCATCGTCGAGGCCGGCCCGGAGTACGGCCGCGGCGACGCCCTCGCCGGCCAGCGGATCAACCTGGAGTTCGTCTCGGCGAACCCGACCGGCCCGGTGCACATCGGCGGGGTCCGGTGGGCGGCCGTCGGTGACGCGCTCAGCCGGCTGCTCCGCGCCACCGGCGCCGACGTCGGCACCGAGTACTACTTCAACGACGCCGGCTCCCAGATCGACCGGTTCGCCCGCTCGCTGCTCGCCGCCGCCCAGGGTCAGCCGGCCCCGGAGGACGGCTACGGCGGCGCGTACATCGCGGAGATCGCGGCCGAGGTGGTCAAGCGCCGGCCCGAGGTGCTCGACCTCGACGAGGCCGCGGCCCAGGAGGTGTTCCGGGTCGAGGGTGTCCAGCTGATGTTCGCCGAGATCAAGTCGTCGCTGCGCGACTTCGGCGTGGAGTTCGACACCTACTTCAACGAGAAGGACCTGCACGACCGGGGCGAGCTGGACAAGGCGCTCGACCGGCTGCGGGAGCAGGGCCACCTCTACGAGTCCGAGGGCGCCACCTGGCTGCGCACCACCGACTTCGGCGACGACAAGGACCGGGTGCTGCGCAAGTCCAACGGCGAGTGGACCTACTTCGCCGCCGACTGCGCCTACTACCTGGACAAGCGCGAGCGCGGCTTCGAACGCGTGGTGATCATGCTGGGCGCCGACCACCACGGCTACATCGGCCGGATGAAGGCCATGGCCGCCTGCTTCGGCGACGACCCGGACCGCAACCTGGAGATCCTCATCGGTCAGCTGGTCAACCTGCTCCGCGACGGCGCTCCGGTGCGGATGAGCAAGCGGGCCGGCACCGTGGTCACCCTGGAGGACCTGGTCGACGCGATCGGCGTGGACGCCTCCCGCTACGCGCTGGCCCGCTACTCCAGCGACTCGCCGATCGACATCGACGTGGAGCTGTGGACCCGGGCCACCCGCGACAACCCGGTCTACTACGTGCAGTACGTGGCCGCCCGCACCGCGAGCGTGGGCCGCAACGCCGCCGAGGTCGGGCTGACCCGGGGCGACGCCACCGCCTTCCGCGCCGAGCTGCTCTCCCACGAGAAGGAGAACGAGCTGCTCAAGGCGCTCGCCGAGTTCCCCGCCGTGGTGTCCTCGGCGGCCGAGCTGCGGGGCCCGCACCTGGTCGCCCGCTACCTGGAGCGGCTGGCCGGCGCCTACCACCGGTTCTACGACAACTGCCGGATCCTGCCGCGCGGCGACGAGGAGGTCACCGACCTGCACCGGGCCCGGCTGTGGCTCAACGACGCCACCCGGGTGGTCATCGCGAACGGCCTGCGCCTGCTCGGCGTCTCGGCCCCGGAGCGGATGTAA
- the lysA gene encoding diaminopimelate decarboxylase, with protein sequence MRAHEAGALHGDIGNRGPAWLRTPVDVNDLVPQLWPRNVARGAGGALAVAGLDVRDLAAEFGTPVYVLDEDDLRARAREFRDAFPDADVYYAGKAFLCRAVVRMIAEEGLFLDVCSGGELATALSAGMEPARIGFHGNNKSVAELTRAVDAGVGRIIVDSFAEIDRLTALARERGVRPKVLVRVTVGVEAHTHEFIATAHEDQKFGFSLAGGAAAAAAFKILDEDVLELRGLHSHIGSQIFDASGFEVSARRVLALQAQIRDARGVELPELDLGGGFGIAYTTQDDPAAPHELAKRLRKIVDGECAAENLAVPHLSIEPGRAIVGPAVFTLYEVGTVKDVDGIRTYVSVDGGMSDNIRTALYDASYSATVANRVSGAEPMLARVVGKHCESGDIVVKDEFLPADVQPGDLVAVPGTGAYCRSMASNYNHVPRPPVVAVRDGRARLIVRRETEDDLLALDVG encoded by the coding sequence ATGCGGGCGCACGAGGCCGGTGCCCTGCACGGCGACATCGGCAACCGGGGGCCGGCCTGGCTGCGTACCCCGGTCGACGTCAACGACCTGGTCCCGCAGCTGTGGCCGCGCAACGTGGCGCGCGGCGCGGGCGGCGCCCTCGCCGTCGCCGGCCTGGACGTCCGCGACCTGGCCGCCGAGTTCGGCACCCCGGTGTACGTGCTCGACGAGGACGACCTGCGCGCCCGCGCCCGCGAGTTCCGCGACGCCTTCCCCGACGCCGACGTCTACTACGCCGGCAAGGCGTTCCTCTGCCGGGCGGTGGTGCGGATGATCGCCGAGGAGGGCCTGTTCCTCGACGTCTGCAGCGGGGGTGAGCTGGCCACCGCGCTGTCGGCCGGCATGGAGCCCGCGCGGATCGGCTTCCACGGCAACAACAAGTCCGTGGCCGAGCTGACCCGGGCCGTGGACGCCGGGGTGGGCCGGATCATCGTCGACTCGTTCGCCGAGATCGACCGGCTCACGGCGCTCGCCCGCGAGCGCGGCGTACGCCCGAAGGTGCTGGTCCGGGTGACGGTCGGCGTGGAGGCGCACACCCACGAGTTCATCGCCACCGCCCACGAGGACCAGAAGTTCGGCTTCTCCCTGGCGGGCGGGGCGGCCGCCGCGGCCGCCTTCAAGATCCTCGACGAGGACGTGCTGGAGCTGCGCGGGCTGCACTCGCACATCGGCTCGCAGATCTTCGACGCCAGCGGCTTCGAGGTCTCCGCCCGCCGGGTGCTGGCCCTCCAGGCGCAGATCCGCGACGCCCGCGGCGTCGAGCTGCCCGAGCTGGACCTGGGCGGCGGCTTCGGCATCGCGTACACCACCCAGGACGACCCGGCCGCGCCGCACGAGCTGGCCAAGCGGCTGCGCAAGATCGTCGACGGGGAGTGCGCGGCGGAGAACCTGGCCGTGCCGCACCTGTCCATCGAGCCGGGCCGTGCCATCGTCGGTCCCGCCGTGTTCACCCTGTACGAGGTGGGCACGGTCAAGGACGTGGACGGCATCCGCACCTACGTGAGCGTGGACGGCGGGATGAGCGACAACATCCGCACCGCGCTCTACGACGCGTCCTACTCGGCGACGGTGGCCAACCGGGTCTCCGGCGCCGAGCCGATGCTCGCCCGCGTGGTGGGAAAGCACTGTGAGTCCGGGGACATCGTGGTGAAGGATGAATTCCTGCCCGCCGACGTGCAGCCCGGAGATCTTGTCGCGGTGCCCGGCACCGGGGCCTACTGCCGGAGCATGGCCAGCAACTACAACCATGTCCCGCGGCCCCCGGTCGTCGCCGTCCGCGACGGTCGGGCACGGCTGATCGTCCGCCGGGAGACCGAAGACGACCTGCTCGCATTGGATGTCGGATGA
- a CDS encoding homoserine dehydrogenase: protein MTSPVRLALLGCGTVGSDVVRLLHEQSADLAARIGAPLEIAGIAVRRLGRDRGDLPVDPALFTTDPLGLIKRDDVDVVVEVVGGIEPARTWLVEALRAGKSVVTANKALLAEDGATLHDAAAEGGADLYYEASVAGAIPLLRPLRESLHGDRINRVTGIVNGTTNFILSAMDATGAGFAEALEEATELGYAEADPTADVEGFDAAAKAAILASLAFHTRVTAADVHREGITEVTAADVASAKAMGCTIKLLCIAARGADAAGRETVSVRVHPAMIPLTHPLASVGDAFNAVFVEAEAAGQLMFYGRGAGGAPTASAVLGDVVAVARNRLAGVHAASESAYADLPVRPMGEALTRYHISLDVADRPGVLEAVAGVFARHEVSIATVRQGPAGGGPDAELVIVTHVAPDAALAATVGELRGLDIVRSVTSVLRVEGGA from the coding sequence ATGACCTCACCCGTTCGCTTGGCGCTGCTCGGCTGCGGCACGGTCGGCAGCGACGTGGTGCGGCTGCTGCACGAGCAGTCGGCCGACCTCGCCGCCCGGATCGGCGCCCCGCTGGAGATCGCCGGCATCGCCGTCCGCCGGCTCGGCCGCGACCGCGGCGACCTGCCGGTCGACCCCGCCCTGTTCACCACCGACCCGCTCGGCCTGATCAAGCGGGACGACGTGGACGTCGTGGTGGAGGTCGTCGGCGGGATCGAGCCGGCCCGGACCTGGCTGGTCGAGGCCCTGCGCGCCGGCAAGAGCGTGGTCACCGCCAACAAGGCGCTGCTCGCCGAGGACGGCGCGACGCTGCACGACGCGGCCGCCGAGGGCGGGGCGGACCTCTACTACGAGGCCAGCGTCGCCGGGGCCATCCCGCTGCTGCGCCCGCTGCGCGAGTCGCTGCACGGGGACCGGATCAACCGGGTCACCGGCATCGTCAACGGCACCACCAACTTCATCCTCTCCGCCATGGACGCCACCGGCGCCGGCTTCGCCGAGGCCCTCGAAGAGGCCACCGAGCTGGGCTACGCCGAGGCCGACCCGACGGCCGACGTGGAGGGCTTCGACGCCGCGGCCAAGGCCGCCATCCTGGCCTCGCTGGCGTTCCACACCCGGGTCACCGCCGCCGACGTGCACCGCGAGGGCATCACCGAGGTGACCGCCGCCGACGTGGCCAGCGCCAAGGCCATGGGCTGCACCATCAAGCTGCTCTGCATCGCCGCCCGGGGCGCCGACGCGGCCGGCCGCGAGACGGTGAGCGTCCGGGTGCACCCCGCGATGATCCCGCTGACCCACCCGCTGGCCAGCGTCGGCGACGCGTTCAACGCGGTCTTCGTCGAGGCCGAGGCGGCCGGGCAGCTCATGTTCTACGGCCGGGGCGCCGGTGGCGCGCCGACCGCCAGCGCCGTCCTCGGCGACGTGGTGGCGGTCGCCCGCAACCGCCTCGCCGGGGTGCACGCGGCCAGCGAGTCGGCGTACGCGGACCTGCCGGTGCGGCCGATGGGCGAGGCGCTCACCCGCTACCACATCAGCCTCGACGTGGCCGACCGGCCGGGTGTGCTGGAGGCGGTGGCCGGGGTGTTCGCCCGGCACGAGGTCTCCATCGCCACGGTGCGGCAGGGCCCGGCCGGCGGCGGCCCCGACGCCGAGCTGGTCATCGTCACCCACGTGGCGCCGGACGCCGCGCTCGCGGCCACCGTCGGCGAGCTGCGCGGGCTCGACATCGTCCGCTCGGTCACGAGCGTGCTGCGGGTCGAGGGCGGGGCGTAG
- the thrC gene encoding threonine synthase, with protein MWRGLIEAYRDRLPVTDATPVVTLNEGNTPLLPAPVLSARVGADVWLKVEGANPTGSFKDRGMTVAVSKAVEAGDKAIICASTGNTSASAAAYAARAGITCAVLVPQGKIALGKLAQALVHGAKLLQVQGNFDDCLALAGKLAQDYPVALVNSVNIDRLHGQKTAAFEIVEALGDAPDIHCLPVGNAGNISAYWMGYSEDLRDGNATKAPRMYGFQAAGAAPIVTGQVVPEPSTIATAIRIGNPASWTKAIDARDASGGLISAVTDREILSAYRLLAREVGVFVELGSAASVAGLLQQAAAGRVPAGATVVCTVTGHGLKDPEWAISTAPAPLTIANDALAAARSLDLV; from the coding sequence ATGTGGCGGGGTCTGATCGAGGCGTACCGGGACCGGCTGCCCGTCACCGACGCCACTCCCGTCGTCACCCTCAACGAGGGGAACACGCCGCTGCTGCCGGCGCCGGTGCTCTCCGCCCGGGTGGGCGCCGACGTGTGGCTCAAGGTCGAGGGGGCGAACCCGACGGGCTCGTTCAAGGACCGCGGCATGACGGTCGCCGTCTCCAAGGCCGTCGAGGCCGGTGACAAGGCCATCATCTGCGCCTCCACCGGCAACACCAGCGCCTCCGCCGCCGCGTACGCGGCCCGCGCCGGGATCACCTGCGCCGTGCTGGTGCCCCAGGGCAAGATCGCGCTGGGCAAGCTGGCCCAGGCGCTGGTCCACGGCGCGAAGCTGCTCCAGGTGCAGGGCAACTTCGACGACTGCCTCGCGCTGGCCGGCAAGCTCGCCCAGGACTACCCGGTCGCGCTTGTCAACTCGGTGAACATCGACCGGCTGCACGGGCAGAAGACCGCCGCGTTCGAGATCGTCGAGGCGCTCGGCGACGCGCCCGACATCCACTGCCTGCCGGTGGGCAACGCCGGCAACATCTCCGCCTACTGGATGGGCTACTCGGAGGACCTGCGCGACGGCAACGCCACGAAGGCCCCGAGGATGTACGGCTTCCAGGCCGCCGGCGCGGCCCCGATCGTCACCGGGCAGGTGGTGCCGGAGCCGTCGACGATCGCCACGGCCATCCGGATCGGCAACCCGGCGAGCTGGACCAAGGCGATCGACGCCCGCGACGCCTCGGGCGGGCTGATCTCGGCCGTCACCGACCGGGAGATCCTCTCGGCGTACCGGCTGCTGGCCCGCGAGGTCGGGGTCTTCGTCGAGCTGGGCAGCGCGGCCAGCGTGGCCGGCCTGCTCCAGCAGGCCGCCGCCGGGCGGGTGCCGGCCGGCGCGACCGTGGTCTGCACGGTCACCGGCCACGGTCTCAAGGACCCGGAGTGGGCCATCTCCACGGCCCCCGCCCCGCTGACCATCGCCAACGACGCGCTGGCCGCCGCCCGCTCGCTCGACCTGGTCTGA
- a CDS encoding efflux RND transporter permease subunit has product MSLLARFSLANRGLIALIALVTTAFGAFAVPSLKQQLLPSLEFPAAFIVAPYPGAAPEIVESQVAEPIENSLQGIPGLEKVTSTSREGSATVQVQYEFGTDLDDVVNKMQTALSRIDAQLPEGVDPQVIAGSTDDLPAVVVAATGGADERALAEKLRGTVVPELEGLDGVRTVDVTGARDQVVTIVPDPAKLAAARLAPTAIAQALKTNGVALPAGTVIDGSRSLPVQVGTPIRTVDDLRGIVLSTAPAAPVRLGDVARVEQQLAPATAFTRTNGKPSLGIAVTASPDGNAVAISHDIRDRLEELEAASGADLTVVFDQAPFVERSIESLTTEGLLGLLMAVVVILVFLLSVRSTVVTAVSIPLSVLVALIVLWAGDYSLNLLTLGALTIAVGRVVDDSIVVLENIKRHLEYGEPKRDAILAAVREVAGAVTASTLTTVAVFAPIALVGGFVGQLFAPFAITVTVALLASLLVSLTVIPVLAYWFLRPSRGGADEAAARHAAEEKELRSPLQRGYLPVIGFATRSRGTRWATVALGLLVLFGTFGLAQKLETNFLDDSGQDTLAMRQQLPAGTGLTGTDQAAARVEEILRRTPGVATYQVTAGGADNPWAGGGNDSASWSLALTDDTDAAEVREKLRKEFDALGPEAGEVTFGGGQNASANQLEVVVQAADQETLTRAAEAVRDAMAGTPGVEDVTTGLATRVPRVEVTVDRVAAARVGLTEAAVGQVVAQAYRGAPLGQVTLDGTPQNVVLSTGARPPLSVAELRALPVGPVKLDDIADVDQVEGPQQVTRIDGERSVSVTGTATGSNLGATTQELQRKLDALDVPGATFVIGGVSADQADAFADLGLAVLAAIAIVFLIMVGTFRSLTQALILLISVPFAATGAIGLLLLTGTPLGVPALIGVLMLVGIVVTNAIVLLDLINQYRGQGMGVTEAVVEGGRRRLRPILMTAVATVFALLPMAFGLTGEGGFISKPLAVVVIGGLLSSTLLTLILVPTLYTMVERTKESFRERRARRHGTPVPAEPPAPVPVTVGGGERPAEAADGLPARPAPSAALVDGTDQFEVLRLPKSRRSPLPPTE; this is encoded by the coding sequence ATGTCGCTGCTCGCCAGATTCAGTCTCGCCAACCGGGGGCTGATCGCCCTCATCGCACTGGTGACCACGGCGTTCGGGGCGTTCGCCGTGCCGTCGCTGAAGCAGCAGCTGCTGCCGTCCCTGGAGTTCCCGGCCGCGTTCATCGTGGCGCCGTACCCGGGCGCCGCGCCGGAGATCGTCGAGTCCCAGGTCGCCGAGCCGATCGAGAACAGCCTCCAGGGCATCCCGGGGCTGGAGAAGGTCACCTCCACCTCGCGTGAGGGCTCCGCCACCGTCCAGGTGCAGTACGAGTTCGGCACCGACCTGGACGACGTGGTCAACAAGATGCAGACCGCGCTGAGCCGGATCGACGCCCAGCTCCCCGAGGGCGTCGACCCGCAGGTGATCGCCGGCAGCACCGACGACCTGCCCGCCGTGGTGGTCGCCGCCACGGGCGGCGCCGACGAGCGGGCCCTGGCCGAGAAGCTGCGTGGCACGGTCGTGCCGGAGCTGGAGGGGCTGGACGGCGTCCGCACCGTCGACGTCACCGGCGCCCGCGACCAGGTCGTGACCATCGTTCCCGACCCGGCGAAGCTGGCCGCGGCCCGGCTGGCCCCGACCGCGATCGCCCAGGCGTTGAAGACCAACGGCGTGGCGCTGCCGGCCGGCACGGTGATCGACGGCAGCCGCTCGCTGCCGGTGCAGGTGGGCACCCCGATCCGCACCGTGGACGACCTGCGCGGGATCGTGCTCAGCACCGCCCCCGCCGCCCCGGTACGCCTCGGCGACGTGGCCCGCGTGGAGCAGCAGCTCGCCCCGGCGACCGCCTTCACCCGCACCAACGGCAAGCCCAGCCTCGGCATCGCCGTCACCGCCTCGCCGGACGGCAACGCGGTGGCGATCTCCCACGACATCCGGGACCGCCTGGAGGAGCTGGAGGCCGCCTCCGGCGCCGACCTGACAGTGGTCTTCGACCAGGCCCCGTTCGTCGAGCGGTCCATCGAGAGCCTCACCACCGAGGGCCTGCTCGGCCTGCTCATGGCGGTCGTGGTGATCCTGGTCTTCCTGCTCTCCGTCCGCTCCACAGTGGTCACCGCGGTCTCCATCCCGCTGTCGGTGCTTGTCGCGCTGATCGTGCTCTGGGCCGGCGACTACTCGCTGAACCTGCTCACCCTGGGCGCGCTGACCATCGCCGTGGGGCGGGTGGTCGACGACTCGATCGTGGTGCTGGAGAACATCAAGCGGCACCTGGAGTACGGCGAGCCGAAGCGGGACGCCATCCTGGCCGCGGTCCGCGAGGTGGCCGGCGCGGTGACCGCCTCGACCCTCACCACGGTCGCCGTCTTCGCGCCGATCGCGCTGGTGGGCGGCTTCGTGGGGCAGCTCTTCGCGCCGTTCGCGATCACCGTGACGGTGGCCCTGCTCGCCTCGCTGCTGGTCTCGCTGACCGTGATCCCGGTGCTGGCGTACTGGTTCCTCAGGCCGTCGCGCGGCGGGGCCGACGAGGCCGCCGCCCGGCACGCCGCCGAGGAGAAGGAGCTGCGCAGCCCGTTGCAGCGCGGGTACCTGCCGGTGATCGGCTTCGCCACCCGGTCCCGGGGCACCCGCTGGGCCACCGTGGCGCTGGGCCTGCTGGTGCTCTTCGGCACCTTCGGGCTGGCCCAGAAGCTGGAGACCAACTTCCTGGACGACTCGGGCCAGGACACGCTGGCCATGCGGCAGCAGCTGCCGGCGGGCACCGGGCTGACCGGCACCGACCAGGCCGCCGCACGGGTCGAGGAGATCCTCCGGCGTACGCCGGGGGTGGCGACGTACCAGGTCACCGCGGGCGGCGCCGACAACCCGTGGGCGGGCGGCGGCAACGACAGCGCCTCCTGGTCGCTGGCGCTCACCGATGACACCGACGCCGCGGAGGTCCGCGAGAAGCTGCGCAAGGAGTTCGACGCGCTCGGCCCGGAGGCCGGCGAGGTGACCTTCGGCGGCGGGCAGAACGCCTCCGCCAACCAGCTCGAGGTGGTCGTGCAGGCCGCCGACCAGGAGACGCTGACCCGGGCCGCCGAGGCCGTCCGGGACGCGATGGCCGGCACGCCGGGCGTCGAGGACGTCACCACCGGCCTGGCCACCCGGGTGCCCCGGGTCGAGGTGACAGTGGACCGGGTCGCCGCGGCCCGGGTCGGTCTGACCGAGGCGGCGGTGGGGCAGGTCGTGGCCCAGGCGTACCGGGGGGCGCCGCTCGGCCAGGTCACCCTGGACGGCACCCCGCAGAACGTGGTGCTGAGCACCGGGGCCCGGCCGCCGCTGAGCGTGGCCGAGTTGCGGGCGCTGCCGGTCGGCCCGGTGAAGCTGGACGACATCGCCGACGTCGACCAGGTCGAGGGCCCGCAGCAGGTGACCCGCATCGACGGTGAGCGGAGCGTGTCGGTGACCGGCACGGCGACCGGCTCGAACCTCGGTGCCACCACCCAGGAGCTGCAGAGGAAGCTTGACGCGCTGGACGTGCCGGGGGCGACGTTCGTCATCGGCGGCGTGAGCGCGGACCAGGCGGACGCCTTCGCCGACCTGGGTCTGGCCGTGCTGGCCGCGATCGCGATCGTCTTCCTGATCATGGTGGGCACGTTCCGCAGCCTGACCCAGGCGCTGATCCTGCTGATCTCCGTGCCGTTCGCGGCGACCGGCGCGATCGGGCTGCTCCTGCTCACCGGCACCCCGCTGGGCGTGCCGGCGCTGATCGGCGTGCTCATGCTTGTCGGCATCGTGGTGACGAACGCGATCGTGCTGCTCGACCTGATCAACCAGTACCGCGGGCAGGGCATGGGCGTGACCGAGGCGGTGGTCGAGGGCGGCCGGCGCCGGCTGCGCCCGATCCTGATGACCGCGGTCGCCACGGTGTTCGCGCTGCTGCCGATGGCGTTCGGCCTGACCGGCGAGGGCGGCTTCATCTCGAAGCCGCTGGCCGTCGTGGTGATCGGCGGCCTGCTCAGCTCGACGCTGCTGACGCTGATCCTGGTGCCGACCCTCTACACGATGGTGGAGCGCACCAAGGAGTCCTTCCGGGAGCGCCGGGCCCGCAGGCACGGCACCCCGGTGCCCGCGGAGCCGCCGGCGCCGGTCCCGGTGACCGTGGGGGGCGGGGAGCGCCCGGCCGAGGCCGCTGACGGCCTGCCGGCCCGCCCGGCGCCGTCGGCCGCCCTGGTCGACGGCACGGACCAGTTCGAGGTGTTGCGCCTGCCGAAGAGCCGCCGGTCCCCGCTCCCGCCGACGGAGTAG
- a CDS encoding polysaccharide deacetylase family protein: MADGVARWGRRAVLRRAALLGGGAALGVAGTTQTAWIADRRLPLGGGPASATLGSRYQQVGGGVEVVWGVHTGAPLVALTFDDGPQPQWTPMVLDTLAEHRVPATFFLVGERARRHAALVRDRLAGHEVGNHSWAHHDLARMDAHTAYDDLRRSHEAITAATGTAPRLLRPPWGHLGGAVLHAAARLDYRLVLWTLQMVEGEYPHDPAGHARRIVADVRPGTILLGHDVGPERRLVALRGLPDMISGLRARGYTFVTVSELLRRAAVPGAAR, from the coding sequence ATGGCGGACGGCGTGGCCCGTTGGGGCAGGCGTGCGGTGCTCCGCCGGGCCGCGCTGCTGGGCGGGGGCGCCGCGCTGGGTGTCGCCGGGACCACGCAGACCGCCTGGATCGCCGACCGCAGGCTCCCACTCGGCGGCGGACCGGCCAGCGCCACCCTGGGCAGCCGCTACCAGCAGGTCGGCGGCGGGGTGGAGGTGGTCTGGGGCGTCCACACCGGCGCCCCGCTCGTCGCGCTGACCTTCGACGACGGGCCGCAGCCGCAGTGGACCCCCATGGTGCTGGACACTCTGGCCGAGCACCGGGTGCCGGCCACCTTCTTCCTGGTCGGCGAGCGGGCCCGCCGGCACGCCGCGCTCGTCCGCGACCGGCTCGCCGGGCACGAGGTGGGCAACCACAGCTGGGCGCACCACGACCTGGCCCGGATGGACGCCCACACCGCCTACGACGACCTGCGCCGCAGCCATGAGGCGATCACGGCGGCCACCGGGACGGCCCCCCGGCTGCTCCGCCCGCCCTGGGGGCACCTGGGTGGCGCCGTGCTCCACGCCGCCGCCCGGCTCGACTACCGGCTGGTGCTCTGGACGCTCCAGATGGTCGAGGGGGAGTATCCGCACGACCCGGCCGGGCACGCCCGGCGGATCGTGGCCGACGTGCGGCCCGGCACCATCCTGCTCGGCCACGACGTCGGCCCCGAGCGGCGGCTCGTCGCGCTCCGCGGGCTGCCCGACATGATCTCCGGGCTGCGCGCCCGCGGCTACACCTTCGTGACCGTCTCCGAACTGCTGCGCCGTGCTGCCGTCCCCGGAGCGGCCCGGTAG